The Streptomyces sp. NBC_01276 genome contains the following window.
AGCTGCTGCGGCGGATCGGCGAGGGCACGGACACCCTGACCTACCTGGGGGAGTACACGCGCTCGCGCATCGCCTCGGCGCTCACGCAGCGGGCCGCCGACCGGATGGTCCAGCTCCCGCCGGGCGTGGACGAGAAGACCTTCCACCCCGGATCGGGCGGCGCCGAGGTCCGGGCCCGCCTCGGACTGAGCGACCGGCCGGTGGTCGTGTGCGTCTCGCGGCTGGTCCCGCGCAAGGGGCAGGACACGCTGATCGAGGGGATGCCGCGGATCCTGGCGGCCGTCCCGGACGCGGTGCTGCTGGTCGTGGGCGGAGGCCCGTACGAGGCGGACCTGCGCGCGCTGGCCGCGCGTACCGGGGTCGCGGACTCCGTGGTCTTCACCGGGGCCGTCCCCTGGGCGGAGCTGCCGGCCCACTACGGCGCCGGGGACGTCTTCGCGATGCCCTGCCGGACCCGGCGGGGCGGGCTGGACGTGGAGGGGCTCGGGATCGTGTACCTGGAGGCCTCGGCGACGGGCCTGCCGGTGGTCGCGGGCGACTCGGGCGGGGCGCCGGACGCGGTGCTCGACGGGGAGACCGGCTGGGTGGTCCGGGGCGGTGACCCCGAGGAGGCCGCCGAGCGGATCGTCGCCCTCCTCCAGGACGCGGAGCTGCGGCGCCGGATGGGCGAGCGCGGGCGGGCCTGGGTCGAGGAGAAGTGGCGCTGGGACCTGCTCGCCGACCGCCTGCGCGAGCTGCTGTAGCCGCCGCGCGGGCCGGCGGCGGTGCCCGGCGCATTCGCGCCATGTCCGACTGTCACTCACATGCGTGGCAGCACGGGTTATGGCCGGTTCGGCCCGATCCGCTCATCATGCGCCCATGACACCCAAGCTGACGCGCCGTCAATTCGGCCTCGCCGCACTGCAGACGGCCGCCGCTCTCGGATTCACCCGCATCGGGCTCTCCTCCGCGGCCGCCGTCGAACCCGCCGCCGCACAGTACGCCCCCGCCATCGTCGTCGGCTCCGGATACGGATCCGCCGTCGCCGCGCTGCGCCTCGGGCAGGCCGGGGTGCGTACCGTCGTCCTCGAAATGGGGCGGCTGTGGGACACCCCCGGGTCCGACGGCAAGGTCTTCCCCTCCACCTCCGCGCCCGACCAGCGCTCCATGTGGTTCCGCACCCGCACCGAGGCCCCGCTCGCGCAGTTCCTCTGGCTCGACGTCGTCAACCGGGACATCAGCCCGTACCCCGGTGTCCTGGACCGCGTGAACTACGGGGACATGTCGGTCTACGTCGGCCGCGGCGTCGGCGGCGGCTCCCTGGTCAACGGCGGCATGTCGCCCACCCCGAAGCGCTCGTACTTCACCGAGGTGCTGCCCGGCGTCGACGCGGACGAGATGTACGGGACCTACTACCCGCGCGCCCGCGCCATGCTCGGCGTCAACGACATCGACCCGGCCTGGTTCGAGTCCACGGAGTGGTACCGCTTCGCCCGCGTCTCGCGCAAGCACGCCCAGAACACCGGCCTGAAGACCACCTTCGTGCCCAACGTCTACGACTTCGAGTACATGAAGCGCGAGGCCGCCGGCACCGCCACGAAGTCCGCCCTCGCCGGCGAGGTCATCTACGGCAACAACCACGGCAAGAAGAGCGTCGACAAGACCTATCTGGCCGCCGCCCTCGGCACCGGCAACGTCACCATCGAGACGATGCAGAGGGTGGTCGGCGTCAGCGCCGACCCGGCCGGCGGGTACGTCCTCACCGTGCTGACCAGCGACGTCACCGGAAAGATCACCCGGCTCCGGGAACTGGGCTGCAGGCAGCTGTTCCTCGGCGCCGGAAGCCTCGGCACCACCGAGATCCTGCTGCGCGCCCGCGAGAAGGGCACCCTGCCCGGCCTCAGCGAGAAGGTCGGCCTCGGCTGGGGCCACAACGGCAACGTCATGACCGCCCGCGCCAACCACCTCTGGGACACGGTCGGAGCGAACCAGGCCACCATGCCGGCGATGGGCATCGACGACTGGGACAACGCGGCCAACCCCGTCTTCGCGGAGATCGCCCCGCTCCCGATGGGCATCGAGCACTGGATCTCGATGTACCTGGCCATCACCAAGAACCCGGAGCGCGGCCACTTCACCTACGACGCCGCGACCGACTCGGCGCGGCTCCAGTGGACCCGGGACCAGAACACCCCGTCCGTCGACGCCGCCCGCAACCTCTTCGACCGCATCAACCGCAGGAACGTCACGATCTACCGCTACGACCTCTTCGGCGGCAACCGGCCCTTCGCCGACGACTTCACGTACCACCCGCTGGGCGGCTGCGTCCTCGGCGAGGCCACGGACGCCTACGGCCGGGCCAAGGGCTACCGGGGCCTGTACGTGGTCGACGGCTCGCTGGTGCCCGGCTCGCTGGGCGTGAACCCGTTTGTGACGATCACCGCACTCGCCGAACGGAACGTGGAGCGGATCCTCGCCGAGGACCCGCGCTGACCACGTCCCGGCCGGCAGTGGCGCCTAACCCCGGTACAGGGCCTCGATCTCGTCCGCGAAGTCCTTCGCCACCACGTTCCGCTTGAGCTTGAGCGAGGGCGTGATGTGACCCGACTCCTCCGTGAACTGGGCGGGCAGAATGCGGAATTTCCGCACCGATTCCGCCTTGGAAACCGCCGCGTTGCCGTCGTCGACGGCCTTCTGGACGGCGGCGATCAGCTCCGCGTCCTCGCGGAGCTCCGCCGCCGTCACCCCGGCCGGCTTGCCGTTCTCCGCGGCCCAGCGGCCCAGGAACTCCTCGTCGATGGTGACCAGCGCGGCCACGAACGGCCGCCCGTCGCCGACCACCATGCACTCCGCGACCAGCGCGTGCGCGCGGATCCGGTCCTCGATCACCGCGGGGGCGACGTTCTTGCCGCCCGCCGTGACGATGAGCTCCTTCTTGCGGCCGGTGATCGCGAGGTAGCCGTCCTCGTCGAGGGTGCCGACGTCGCCGGTGTGGAACCAGCCGTCGGTCAGCGCCTCGGCGGTGGCCGTCTCGTTCTTCCAGTACTCCTTGAAGACGTGCTCGCCGTGCAGCAGCACCTCGCCGTCGTCCGCGATGCGCACCACGGAGCCGGGCAGCGGCTGGCCGACCGTACCGATCTTCGTCTTGTCCCACGGGTTGAAGGCCGTGGCCGCGCAGGACTCGGTCAGGCCGTAGCCCTCCAGCACCGTGAAGCCGATGCCGCGGAAGAAGTGGCCGAGGCGCTCGCCCAGCGGGGCCCCGCCGGAGATCGCGTACTCGCCGCGCCCGCCGAGGACCGTGTGCAGCTTGCCGTAGACCAGCTTCGAGAAGATCTTGTGCTTGAGCCTGAGCCCGAAGGACGGGCCGCCGGGCGCGTCCAGCGCGCGGCTGTACGCGATCGCCGTCTCGGCGGCCGCGTCGAAGATCTTGCCCTTGCCGTCGGCCTGGGCCTTGGCGCGCGCCGAGTTGTAGACCTTCTCGAAGACGCGCGGCACACCGAGGATCAGGGTGGGCCGGAAGGACTGGAGCTCGTCGGTGAGGTTCTTGATGTCCGGTACGCAGCCCAGCCGGATCGGCGCCAGCACGGCCGCCACCTCCACCAGGCGCCCGAAGACGTGCGCGGCCGGCAGGAAGAGCAGCACGGAGCACTCGCCGGTGCGGAAGAGCGGGCTCAGGCGCTCCACCACGTTGCCGCACTCGGCGAAGAAGTTGCGGTGGGTCAGCACGCAGCCCTTGGGGCGGCCGGTGGTGCCCGAGGTGTAGACGATCGTGGCCGGGTCGTCGGCGTTCGCGAGGGCGCTGCGCGCGTCCACCTCGGCGTCGGTGATCCCGGCGCCGGTGGTCTTCAGCGCGGCCAGGGCGTCCTGGTCGATCTCCCAGACCTCGCGCAGCTCCGGCAGCCGGTCGCGCAGGGCGGCCACGTTCGTGCTGTGCGCCGGGCTCTCCGTGATGACGGCGACGGCGCCGGAGTCGCCGAGGATCCACTGGATCTGCTCGGCGGAGCTGGTCTCGTACACCGGGACGGTGACGGCGCCCGCGCTCCAGATCGCGAAGTCGAACAGCACCCACTCGTAACGGGTGCGGGAGATGAGGGCGACCCGGTCACCGGGCGCGATGCCCGCGGCGATCAGGCCCTTGGCGGTGGCCCGCACCTCGGCGAGGAACTCCGTCGCGGTGACGTCCTGCCACCGGCCGTCGGCCTTGCGGCTCATGACGGCGGTGTCGGGATGCTGGGCGGCGTTGCGGCGGATGAGATCCGTCAGGTTCCCGTCCGAAGGGACCTCGTACAGGGCCGGAAGGCTGAACTCGCGCAAGACTGCTGCTCCTCTGGGCGCCATCGCCACCGTGTGGACCGACCGGACGTTACCCACCGGTAGTGGGTTCCGGATAGAGGGAACCGGCCAGATGTTCCGTGCGTCACATTCTGTACATCGCCCTACATTGCCCAGACACCGCCAGGCCCGGAACCGCCGTGACGACAGTAGTCGACGCGGTTCGAGACTCGGAAGTAACCGCAGGTCCGGCCGCCTGCGGGGCACCCTCTACCGGGCCGGGCCCGCCGCCCCTAGGGTGGCGGCATGGGTGGCACGAAGAGTCGTACGCGGGTCCACGTCGTCAGCGACGTCCACGGCAACACCGAGGCCCTGGCCCGGGCCGGCGAGGGCGCCGACGCGCTCATCTGCCTCGGTGACCTGGTGCTGTTCCTCGACTACGCCGACCACTCGCGCGGCATTTTCCCCGACCTCTTCGGCGTCGAGAACGCCCACCGGATCGTCGCCCTGCGCACCGCGAAGCGGTTCGCGGAGGCGAGGGAATTCGGCCGAAGCCTGTGGGACGGGCTGGACAGGGAGCGGCTGATCGAGGAAGCGGTACGCCGCCAGTACGCGCGGATGTTCGCCGCCTTCCCCAGTCCCACGTACGCCACCTACGGCAATGTCGACATGCCGGGTCTGTGGCCCGAGTACGCCGGACCCGGTACCACCGTGCTCGACGGGCAGCGCGTGGAGATCGGCGGCCGCGTCTTCGGCTTCGTCGGCGGGGGCCTGCCCACGCCGATGCGCACGCCCTACGAGATCGACGAGGACGAGTACGCCGCCAAGGTGGAGGCTCTCGGCGAGGTGGACGTGCTGTGCTCGCACATCCCGCCGGAGGTTCCCGAGCTCTGTTACGACACCGTCGCGCGCCGCTTCGAGCGGGGCAGCGAGGCCCTGCTGGCGGCCATCAGGCGGACCCGGCCGCGCTACGCGCTGTTCGGGCACGTCCACCAGCCGCTGGCGCGACGGGCCCGGATCGGCGGCACCGAGTGCGTCAACGTCGGCCACTTCGCGGCCACCGGGCGGCCGTGGGCCCTGGAGTGGTGAGAGGTGCTGGAGTGGCGGGACCCGCACGCGCGGTAGCCTTCACGCGGCGGCCGGGGGCCGCCCGCACACTTGTCGAACACTCCCCGGAGGAGCGACCGCGATGGCGGAACACACCAGCTCTAGCATCACGATCGAGGCCGCACCGGCCGACGTCATGGCCGTGATCGCCGACTTCGCCCGCTACCCCGAGTGGACCGGCGAGGTGAAGGAGGCCGAGGTACTGGCCACCGACGCCGAGGGCCGCGCCGCGAAGGTCCGGCTGCTGCTGGACGCGGGCGCGATCAAGGACGACCACACCCTCGCCTACAGCTGGAAGGGCGCGGACGAGGTCAGCTGGACCCTGGACAAGTCCCAGATGCTGCGGCAGCTGGACGGCTCCTACCGGCTGGCGGCCCTGGAGGGCGGACGCACGGAGGTCACGTACCAGCTGACCGTGGACGTCAAGATCCCGATGCTGGGCATGATCAAGCGCAAGGCCGAGAAGGTCATCATCGACCGGGCGCTGGCCGGCCTGAAGAAGCGGGTCGAGGCCACCTCCTCCTGACGGACCCCGCCCCGGACGCGTCGCGCACGGCGCGTCCGGACCCGGACGCGTCCAGAACGAGGAAGGCCCCGCACCACATGCCGCAGACCCTGCTGATCACCGGGCCCGGTGGGGCCGGGCGGACCACCGTCGCCGCCGCCACCGCGCTCGCCGCGGTACGCGGCGGACGGCGGGTGTCGCTGCTGTCCGCCGAGGACCCCCTCCGCGGGGCCCCCGCCCCCGAGGGGCTCCGCCTCGCCCGGATCGACTCCGGCGCGGAGTTCCGGACCGAGCTGGCCGCCCTCCAGGACCGCGGCGCCGCCTTCATCGGCATGCTCGGCGGCCGCCCGCTCGGCACCGAGGAGATCACCGAACTGCCCGGCGCCGAGCAGTTCTCCCTGCTCCGCGCCCTGCGCCGGGCGGCCTGCGCCCCCGACACCGATCTCGTCGTCGTGGACATGCCCCCGCTGCACCAGGCGCTGACCACCCTCGCCCTCCCCGCCCAGCTGCGCCGCTACCTCGCCCGGCTGCTCCCCGCCGAACGGCAGGCGGCCCGCGCGCTGCGCCCCGTACTGGCCCAGCTCGCCGGGGTGCCGCAGCCCGCGCAGTGGCTCTACGAGGCCGCCGCCCGCTGGGACGAGGAGCTGGCCGCCGTCCAGGCCGTCGTGGAGGCCCGCACCACCGCCGTCCGGCTGGTCGCCGAACCCGGACCCGCCGCCGGCGCCGCACTGCGCACCGGGGTGCTCGGCCTCGCCCTGCACGAGCTGCGCGTCCACGACCTCGTCGCCAACCGGCTCGTGCCCCGGGACTCCGCCGATCCCTGGGTGGCCGGGATCGCGGCGGCGCAGCGGTCCTTCCTGGACGACTGGGAGCGGGTGGTGCCCGTCGTCGGGGCGGCGCACCTGGGCCGTGACCCGTGGGGCCCCGACGGCCTGGCCCCCCTCGCCTCCGCCGACGGCATGGCCCCGGCCCCCGGGACCGGTGACGGGGCGGGCTGGAGCGTCGAGGACCGGCTCGCCGAGGACGGGATCCTCGTATGGGCGGTCCCGCTGCCCCGGGCCCGCAAGGACGAGCTGGACCTCGTCCGGCGCGGGGACGAGCTGCTGCTCGCGGTGGGCCCGTACCGCAGGATCGTTCCGCTGCCCTCGGCCCTGCGCCGCTGCACCGTCTCCGGCGCCGCCCTCGACGACGGCGTCCTGCGCGTCCGCTTCACCCCCGACCCGCAGCTGTGGCCCCGCGCGCGCTGAGACCCGTACCACCGTTCGGGTACCGTCGGAAGTAGCCAGTACCGCACGTTCCGCCGCCGCAGGAGAGTCCGCCATGAGCGAGGCCACCGACCGCCCCACCGACGACGCCTGGGCGCAGGCCTGTGCCGAGGACCTCGCCGCCGAGCAGGAGCGCCGTCGCGCGGAGCGGGAGGGCGCGGGGGCCGGGCGGGGCAGTGGCACCGGGACGGCCGCCGAGGAGCTGTTCAAGCTGTTCGAGGCCGTCGCCGACAAGGTCTCCTCCCTGGACAACCCGCTCCTCGGCGCCGCCGCCCAGGGTGCCGTGCGCCAGTTCGTCAACCAGGCGAAGACCGCCGCCAAGCCCGTCGTCGAGCGCAACCCCGAGGTCTTCGGCCACCTAGCGGCGGCCGGATCCGAGCTGCTCGCCGCCTACCGCTCGGCGGTCGAGGGCCACGAGCGCCGCTGGACCCACGACCGGCCGCCCGCCCCGCGGGGGCCCGCCGCAGGGGACGGCGGGGGCGACGGCCGGGGCGACGACGAGGGCCCCGATCCCGGCCCGGCCGAGCGGATCGATCTCGACTGATCCTCCGCCGGCCCCGTGTACGGTTGGCCGTGGCGGGGTTTGACCGGAAACCGAGGGACTAATGGGACTCACCATCGGCGTCGACATCGGCGGCACGAAGATCGCGGCCGGCGT
Protein-coding sequences here:
- a CDS encoding DUF5304 domain-containing protein, coding for MSEATDRPTDDAWAQACAEDLAAEQERRRAEREGAGAGRGSGTGTAAEELFKLFEAVADKVSSLDNPLLGAAAQGAVRQFVNQAKTAAKPVVERNPEVFGHLAAAGSELLAAYRSAVEGHERRWTHDRPPAPRGPAAGDGGGDGRGDDEGPDPGPAERIDLD
- a CDS encoding ArsA family ATPase, with protein sequence MPQTLLITGPGGAGRTTVAAATALAAVRGGRRVSLLSAEDPLRGAPAPEGLRLARIDSGAEFRTELAALQDRGAAFIGMLGGRPLGTEEITELPGAEQFSLLRALRRAACAPDTDLVVVDMPPLHQALTTLALPAQLRRYLARLLPAERQAARALRPVLAQLAGVPQPAQWLYEAAARWDEELAAVQAVVEARTTAVRLVAEPGPAAGAALRTGVLGLALHELRVHDLVANRLVPRDSADPWVAGIAAAQRSFLDDWERVVPVVGAAHLGRDPWGPDGLAPLASADGMAPAPGTGDGAGWSVEDRLAEDGILVWAVPLPRARKDELDLVRRGDELLLAVGPYRRIVPLPSALRRCTVSGAALDDGVLRVRFTPDPQLWPRAR
- a CDS encoding long-chain fatty acid--CoA ligase; translation: MREFSLPALYEVPSDGNLTDLIRRNAAQHPDTAVMSRKADGRWQDVTATEFLAEVRATAKGLIAAGIAPGDRVALISRTRYEWVLFDFAIWSAGAVTVPVYETSSAEQIQWILGDSGAVAVITESPAHSTNVAALRDRLPELREVWEIDQDALAALKTTGAGITDAEVDARSALANADDPATIVYTSGTTGRPKGCVLTHRNFFAECGNVVERLSPLFRTGECSVLLFLPAAHVFGRLVEVAAVLAPIRLGCVPDIKNLTDELQSFRPTLILGVPRVFEKVYNSARAKAQADGKGKIFDAAAETAIAYSRALDAPGGPSFGLRLKHKIFSKLVYGKLHTVLGGRGEYAISGGAPLGERLGHFFRGIGFTVLEGYGLTESCAATAFNPWDKTKIGTVGQPLPGSVVRIADDGEVLLHGEHVFKEYWKNETATAEALTDGWFHTGDVGTLDEDGYLAITGRKKELIVTAGGKNVAPAVIEDRIRAHALVAECMVVGDGRPFVAALVTIDEEFLGRWAAENGKPAGVTAAELREDAELIAAVQKAVDDGNAAVSKAESVRKFRILPAQFTEESGHITPSLKLKRNVVAKDFADEIEALYRG
- a CDS encoding glycosyltransferase family 4 protein, whose amino-acid sequence is MHKTLIVTNDFPPRPGGIQAFLHNMALRLDPERVVVYASTWKHGAEGREATAAFDAEQPFTVVRDRTTMLLPTPRVTRRAVSLLREHGCESVWFGAAAPLGLMGPALRRAGARRLVATTHGHEAGWAQLPAARQLLRRIGEGTDTLTYLGEYTRSRIASALTQRAADRMVQLPPGVDEKTFHPGSGGAEVRARLGLSDRPVVVCVSRLVPRKGQDTLIEGMPRILAAVPDAVLLVVGGGPYEADLRALAARTGVADSVVFTGAVPWAELPAHYGAGDVFAMPCRTRRGGLDVEGLGIVYLEASATGLPVVAGDSGGAPDAVLDGETGWVVRGGDPEEAAERIVALLQDAELRRRMGERGRAWVEEKWRWDLLADRLRELL
- a CDS encoding GMC oxidoreductase codes for the protein MTPKLTRRQFGLAALQTAAALGFTRIGLSSAAAVEPAAAQYAPAIVVGSGYGSAVAALRLGQAGVRTVVLEMGRLWDTPGSDGKVFPSTSAPDQRSMWFRTRTEAPLAQFLWLDVVNRDISPYPGVLDRVNYGDMSVYVGRGVGGGSLVNGGMSPTPKRSYFTEVLPGVDADEMYGTYYPRARAMLGVNDIDPAWFESTEWYRFARVSRKHAQNTGLKTTFVPNVYDFEYMKREAAGTATKSALAGEVIYGNNHGKKSVDKTYLAAALGTGNVTIETMQRVVGVSADPAGGYVLTVLTSDVTGKITRLRELGCRQLFLGAGSLGTTEILLRAREKGTLPGLSEKVGLGWGHNGNVMTARANHLWDTVGANQATMPAMGIDDWDNAANPVFAEIAPLPMGIEHWISMYLAITKNPERGHFTYDAATDSARLQWTRDQNTPSVDAARNLFDRINRRNVTIYRYDLFGGNRPFADDFTYHPLGGCVLGEATDAYGRAKGYRGLYVVDGSLVPGSLGVNPFVTITALAERNVERILAEDPR
- a CDS encoding metallophosphoesterase; its protein translation is MGGTKSRTRVHVVSDVHGNTEALARAGEGADALICLGDLVLFLDYADHSRGIFPDLFGVENAHRIVALRTAKRFAEAREFGRSLWDGLDRERLIEEAVRRQYARMFAAFPSPTYATYGNVDMPGLWPEYAGPGTTVLDGQRVEIGGRVFGFVGGGLPTPMRTPYEIDEDEYAAKVEALGEVDVLCSHIPPEVPELCYDTVARRFERGSEALLAAIRRTRPRYALFGHVHQPLARRARIGGTECVNVGHFAATGRPWALEW
- a CDS encoding SRPBCC family protein encodes the protein MAEHTSSSITIEAAPADVMAVIADFARYPEWTGEVKEAEVLATDAEGRAAKVRLLLDAGAIKDDHTLAYSWKGADEVSWTLDKSQMLRQLDGSYRLAALEGGRTEVTYQLTVDVKIPMLGMIKRKAEKVIIDRALAGLKKRVEATSS